A stretch of DNA from Aspergillus flavus chromosome 3, complete sequence:
AACGAGTACATTTCTTCATGCAATGCAGCCGGGCTGCTCTACCATGACCAGCAAAAGAAATGCTTTTAGAGCGGTGTGGAGGCCCGAAAAGAAGTCCTCcccaaaaaaacaaaatgtaAATGCAAGGACAGCTTGATCCCGCCGTCCATATTCTCTTCACAATATGCAACAAACCCACCGAGGATGCCACCTCCGAGCTATGGAAAACGTAATCCCTATACAGGGGGCGTGCATAGGGAACTCTTCAAAAACGAAAACGAAAATAAAGTGTAATTATAATAAGACCACAGACTCCTTCATTGAGATCATCAGCCACACAGGGAGCATCTTGATGTCGCCGACAAAGCGACCAGATTACCAGTATCATTCATGTCGCGTTTCCAAAACAGAATCTGCCTGTCTACTCAGGCACTATCCGGTCTTCCTCGTTCACTCGTAGCTCCACTACGGGTAgctcgtcgtcgtcgtcatctgcATCCAATGGAGGAGGGATATCCTGAATTGGTGTCTCCTCCATCGGGGTCCCCGGGTATACCGCTCCGTGACCTCCGGGGCTGTCCGCTAAAGAGGCCAGCCGTAGGTCCGAATCGCTGAAGtctcctccaccaactgCCTGGTTGCTAGCATCGTCGTCGAGCAGGTCATCGTCATCAGAGGTGGACCCCGGTAGCGCTGTGGTCATCTGTGAACGGCCGTGAGCATCCGGGACTCGGTTGAAAGACCACGAGGGCGGACTCGGGAAGCGGAACGGATCGGATTGCGCTCCATCACCGAACTCGGCTTCATCAAAACTCATACCTTCCAGTCGGTGTTCTTTACCAACGCTCTTTTCCCCAGAAGTGGGACTATTTGTGTACCCAGGGGGCGCGGTCTCATCCCGGTTCTTCGCTTGGGTTCCGGTTCGCGAACCACCATCTCCCTCCTGGTGAGCTGCTCCGACTCCGGTTAAGACGCTCGACGACCCATTGCGGGATGAGCCGCCGAGACGCCGACCGTCCCCCGACGGTGATTGCCCACGAGATTCGCTCGGCGAACCAGCCTCACTCACAGGTCGGGTAGATGACTCGGTAATTTCCTCAAGGATCTTACCACCGAGCGGACGATCGGACCGGCGGCGGTAGAAGAGGAGGTAGGCAGCCGAGGTGACCACACTTTGGGGGTCAATAGGTCGTGAGACACTTGAGTCTACGTACGTCAGTCATGATACTATTATGCGTGTTGGTGCCAGGGACATACCATTGTACTCGTTCCACTGGCCAGTAAAAAAGTTCTTGGCATATGCAGTATAGTgaccaccaccaagaccaccgTAGTGGTTGTCAACCGCGAAAAGGTCATAGACCAAGCTCTTACCCTCTTCCGGAGCTTCCACTCTGCCACTCATATCGAGGCCTTCCACAGGGAAGTCAACGAGCACATCCAACTTATCCCGGAAACCGCGGCTGGCACTGAATCTCTTGAGGTGCATGACGAGGATATCAGGTGTCCTCCATAGTTGGAACTTCTTGCTAGCTCGGCGGTGCTCCTTGCAGCGTGGACAGTACCAAGCATCATTTTCGGAAAGTATTTCCTCCTTGTTGAATTCGTCCAGACACTCCTCAAGGCTGACACCCCTCTTCTTGCGAGTTTGGCGGAGTTGACGGCGCTTATTCAGTTCGGAGTCATTCACCCGCTCAACGTCCTGCCATGTTGGGATACCGCGGAGGGGATCACGGTCTTTCTTACTACCGCCAAAAAGAGCGTCGTACACATCTTCATTCCAGTCCACAACAAGTCCCTCTCCTGGTCGAACCAGGGGCCGAATCTGAACTCTAGCAACTGGAGCCGGGGTGCGAGAGACTTCTGCAGAGTTATCGGCATCACTACCTGAAGCTGATCCACTCTCAGCAGCCTTTGAATCTGCCGGGTCGGATGTCTCGTCAGACTCCTCTGGTGGAGTGACTGGCTTTGTCTTTATACGGAACGACATCTTGGGGTACTCTTTATTGTCTTCCACCGAAGACCAACCGAGAGGCACTGGCTCGTTAcccttcatgatcttcaattCGAACAGGTCTCGGAAGCGAGCTGGAATCGAGCTTCCAGAGAGAGGAGCACCATTCTGGGAGGCGGAGTCTGCATCGCGCATGGACACATCTACCATACCATCTTCGCCGTCCACGGAAGATGTCTTGATCTTGGAATCGGCGGACTGGGCGTCGTCATCGTTCATAACAACAGTATCCGAATCTTCCTGTGTCGCCTCTTGCTGCTCCTCTCCGAGAACTTCCTCATTCAGGAAGTCACGGGTGGTCATCGTGGCCGCCCTACCAAGCACCTTACCATAGATGGCATCGAAGTCATAAGCCTCCTCCCGAGTGACAACGATGTACGAGGGCACACCAAAAAGGTCCCGCTTTGACTTTGACCGTTCCACACGGTTGAAAATGGGCACCAAAATGCGATCAGCCTTAGGAGAGTCAATACTTGGGATCTCCTCCTGATCCGACCTGCTGAAGGAAAAGTAACTCTTCTGAGGCTTGTCCGGGTTGTAATTAGTCGGCACGGACTCGACTTCAAAAAAAGCAATCTCATCATTTCCAGAAATTTGGCACTCAGCGATGGAGCTTGTGTTATCAAACATTCTGTAGAACTTGCGCTTGAAGATCTCGGCCATGATCAGGCGTTCAGGGTCGGTGCCTTGCTTCTTAGCAACTAGTTCCTTCAAGGATTTGACACTAGAATTCTTGTCGATTTCTACATCAAACCGAACTGGTTTCTTTTGTAGACCGAAGTAGAATACCTCTTTACCCCAGAGATTCTCGATGGGGAGTTGGAGGGTGAGATTGTTGAATGGGTCGAAGATGATGCTGACCTTGTCGCAGGCAGGGCAAACAAGAGTCGACTTGTACATGCCAGCGAAGAGGTCCGTAATGACGGAATCGTTGCGAGCTTTGTAAATATCCCAACATTTGTCCGCGAACTCGGTAAGTGCAGCCTTGTCATGAACCATTTCGTCTGTGGAGTCGGGCTTCTCGATGTAGGGTTTCTTGAGGATCCTGTTCAGATCCTCCTGGAGCCCGTCCAGAAGGAAGAGCAGGAATTCTTGAGAGTCCTGCTGGCCATACCCAGAGAATGCTGGGCCATAGCGACCAATAGTATGTTTCAGCTGCCTGGGAGCAAAGGAGGACTGGCCTGCCTCGTCATAGATCATACGTAGCAAATTGGCATACGCCTTCGCTACATCACCATTGTGAGCCAGCGGGTTGCTAGGGTTGAGATCCTGCTTATACACATCATCTACGGGCCATGGTTGTCAGTAATAGTCCGTGTGGAATGCTATAGGTGACGATGAATACATACTTAGGAAGTAATAGGTCAGCTCCTCAACGCTTCGTACGCACTGCAGGGCAGAGTTCATGTAGCACGTATTTCCAAGATTGCTTAGACCCGTGCAGCCGCGAGGCTTCCCGTCTTTCCGTCGTCCCCTAACTGGCTCTGGTACCGGAGACGATCGGCCACTGGCGGTAGggctcttgttcttcagcttAGACGAAGCGCCATTCTTGAGACTACCCGAGGGAACACCAAGGCGATTAAGTGTCTGC
This window harbors:
- a CDS encoding putative ubiquitin C-terminal hydrolase, whose translation is MPGSDQRDGSASPAGRDTRSSSPGVKRAAPDAEQDVEMDLAPTGKESQSDKMDTTGTEDDDSTTNDVSGSDNVYPTPSSMSTYTAPTATRAHSKAQPSTTSERPSYDDQVATVTCFMMQPLKEGQKGYVVSMAWLKRVLSRSSTHADKTDKTATEGEVGPVDNSDLVLVTDPANASFKDEKGEPFVPLRPGLQMSEDFEIVPQEGWDLIMQWYGLADQSPAIVRYAHNTSIGGESENIQYEINPPIFTILKLSSLSGGTTPQSLKEKNMKPVRILASRHSNFQKWLKEAKTLANIDMSTKVRVWRILGGLGSATASAAMTPAASRSASPAPAASIVANAGNNLVIDLNTFLSLSEGAQRELFEDAKDQTANPNYNGRMTLDLAGLGGSDVVVLEERIPGGEWVSEASKQTLNRLGVPSGSLKNGASSKLKNKSPTASGRSSPVPEPVRGRRKDGKPRGCTGLSNLGNTCYMNSALQCVRSVEELTYYFLNDVYKQDLNPSNPLAHNGDVAKAYANLLRMIYDEAGQSSFAPRQLKHTIGRYGPAFSGYGQQDSQEFLLFLLDGLQEDLNRILKKPYIEKPDSTDEMVHDKAALTEFADKCWDIYKARNDSVITDLFAGMYKSTLVCPACDKVSIIFDPFNNLTLQLPIENLWGKEVFYFGLQKKPVRFDVEIDKNSSVKSLKELVAKKQGTDPERLIMAEIFKRKFYRMFDNTSSIAECQISGNDEIAFFEVESVPTNYNPDKPQKSYFSFSRSDQEEIPSIDSPKADRILVPIFNRVERSKSKRDLFGVPSYIVVTREEAYDFDAIYGKVLGRAATMTTRDFLNEEVLGEEQQEATQEDSDTVVMNDDDAQSADSKIKTSSVDGEDGMVDVSMRDADSASQNGAPLSGSSIPARFRDLFELKIMKGNEPVPLGWSSVEDNKEYPKMSFRIKTKPVTPPEESDETSDPADSKAAESGSASGSDADNSAEVSRTPAPVARVQIRPLVRPGEGLVVDWNEDVYDALFGGSKKDRDPLRGIPTWQDVERVNDSELNKRRQLRQTRKKRGVSLEECLDEFNKEEILSENDAWYCPRCKEHRRASKKFQLWRTPDILVMHLKRFSASRGFRDKLDVLVDFPVEGLDMSGRVEAPEEGKSLVYDLFAVDNHYGGLGGGHYTAYAKNFFTGQWNEYNDSSVSRPIDPQSVVTSAAYLLFYRRRSDRPLGGKILEEITESSTRPVSEAGSPSESRGQSPSGDGRRLGGSSRNGSSSVLTGVGAAHQEGDGGSRTGTQAKNRDETAPPGYTNSPTSGEKSVGKEHRLEGMSFDEAEFGDGAQSDPFRFPSPPSWSFNRVPDAHGRSQMTTALPGSTSDDDDLLDDDASNQAVGGGDFSDSDLRLASLADSPGGHGAVYPGTPMEETPIQDIPPPLDADDDDDELPVVELRVNEEDRIVPE